The sequence catggtagccagggcctacaacaagaaggtcaaagcaaaatcatttcaagtaggggacctggtgtggaagaccattctgtctctaaggaataaagaccggaagttcggaaaatggtcaccaagctgggaaggtccttataaagtaaaacaggtgatgtctggtaacgcctatttgctacaaacattacaaggcaaggacttgcctaaggctttgaatgagcgtttcctcaaacagtatcatcctagtatgtggcaagatgcctaagagaaccgatgtaatcacatcgagttagttgcttttggtttgctcagctccaccaaaaggcaggagggcatatgttgagctccattttgagcgggcggacggtccggccctgaggccggacggtccgcggttcggacagtccgcgcctatgggccggacggtccgcgcatgcgcagagcagtttagggttccgagttttgtgctatgtttgttggctagatttgcggaattagctcggaatccagtcgtgtaaagggtccagcccccctcctctataaaaagagaggtctagggCCGATTTGGGATAAACAATCGAAccttcaatcaatacaatttacattttatcctaggagtagttctagtctagtttaggtttagctatccaatccccaaattcttcgtctctcttcggctctacgtcgattagaggagtctaagtcggccggcccgagcctagacaccacctaggatctctcctccccgacggggtccctcccgggagcgagatccagacgCCGTCGGCGACTCccgccgcctctgcgtacgcgcggaccgtccggcccccagggcgcggaccgtccggccgtcaggcagagaagccctagccgcggaccgtctggccccaggccgcggacagtccgcccctgcgcagagagtaccaccgcgcctcgcaccaggccgcggaccatccggccctgcgcgcggactgtccgcccctgtgcagagggcaccgccacgattcttgttgagtgtttgacgcTCCGGAAAGGCGTCAACACCACACAAGTTCTAACTTAGCTGTGTCTACTGTCTAAAGCCCTCCACGGTGCAATAGGTTCTTGGGGACCCTTCTTTTGTGTTTTTTTCTAACCTGACGTCGACCAAAGATTTCGCCGATACTTTTGGGCTTTGGCGTCGCTAGCAACAGTGAAAGGAATAGTTTTGACCCCGTACAGGTTTTAGTAAAAAATGTAAACGCAGAAGTGTTTGTTTGTTGTTTTTTCATTCGGTTGCCAGTTTAGCAAGCCAGACGGGCGGTGAAAACCGCGCAATTCTCTCCCTGCTGTGAAAGGGATGCCACAATGGCGAACTACTGCGACGCATCAGATCAATCTGCCTGTCGCTGCATTCTGCAGACGACCCGAGACTCCGAgagcagcagcaggaggaggccgGGGGCCGTTCTCCTGGGCTCCTCTCCTCCGGCTCCGGTTCTCCCTCCGCACGGCGTCGCTGTCGCCACGGGCACTGTCCTACAGTCCCACTCGGCCACTCCTCACTCACTCCCCTCCCGACCCACGTCTAGTCCCACTACCCAACAAGGCAACAACCACCGCGGGGACCCCCGACCCCGAGCTCGAACCACCCCAGGATATGAGAAGAATACATTTCCCTGTCCCTCCCCTACTCCTCCCACTGCCTTTCGTCACATGCGCACAAGAAACCGCGCCGCCCCCGAGGCCTGTGACCCCCACCTCTCCTCCAGCGCCCCGCCAAGCCGTCGCTGCGCCGCTTCCATGACCCTCGTTCCCCTCGCGACGAGCGGCATCGTCCCGTTCCCGTCCGTGGCTGGTGCCTTTTTGTTGTTGACCACCCGCTGAGCTGCTGCGTGCCCGCGCGCATGGCCGCCGCGAGGAGGCTCTCGGAGCTGCTGCAGGAGCAGCAGGAACCGTTCCTCGTCGAGACCGCCAGGGCAAGGCGGCCCCGGCGCGGGCGTGGCGCGGTGGGAGCAGGAGTAGCAGGAGGAGGACTGGGCTGCTGCcccgccgccgcgtgccggcggcTGTTCAGGCTCTGCAACCAAGGGTTCAAGAAGAGgagggccgccgccgccgccggcggcggctCTGGCTCGGGCGTCGCGAGCGGCCTGAGGTTGGCGCTGAGCAAGGTGCTGTGCGGCAGGGGCATGCGCCGGGTGCTGCGCCTGGACGACCTCTGTGGCGGTGGCGGGTGCTTCTCCGGCGCCAGCGCCTGCGGCGCCCGCGAGttccgccgcctgcgccgctccctcGGCGACAGCGGCGAGTGCGACCCCCGCGCCATGGTCTTGCCTGGGGATGATGGGGAGGAGGAGCAGATGGGTTGGAAGGCCGACATGGACGTCGACTCGTCGCGCCAGCTTAGCCCGGTCTCCGTCCTGGAGCTGCactccgacgacgacgacgacgagtcgCCGGTGCACTCGCACTGTAAGCTCCCTCTCACTCACGCATCTACTGCCATTCTGATTAATTCAGTTTCCACTTCGCACCTGGTCAGCTACTACAAGATAGTAGTATACCACAGTGTGGTACTCTATCTATTGATCCTGCAAGCTAGTTATCATTTCAAGATTCTCTCTGTTTTTTTTACTTTATTGTCTAAATGTTCCTCAAGTAATGGCAGAAGCTGAACTGAATAATCCACGCAAGCATGTAAAAAGACACTGCTAATTTGTTTCCTCTGCTGTTACTTCCGACAGGGGGCGACGAGAAGCCATCCACCTCCGGGACCGGGAGCTCACCTCCGTCCGAGTCTTTCCTCGGTCCGACTCCGACCTCCCCATGCTTCAGCTACGACCTCCAGGACAAGTTCTGCGAGATGGAGGTGGACGAGgccgaggaggaggagacggtccGAACCGGCAGGTCCATCGAGGAGCAGGTCTCGTCGTGGGAGAAGATCGCGGGGGACATCTCGAGGATCCCCGCGATGATGGAGCTGGACCTGTCGCGTTCCACGCGGCAGTGGCGGGAGCCGGAGCCCGAGGTCAGGGAGGTCGGCGCCAGGATAGAGGTCCTCATCTTCGACGACATCAGGAGGGAGACCGTGTGCGACATGCTCGCCTCGCATTGTAGattggcggcagcagcagcaacatcTTGTTGATCGAGGGAGGACTGGACTGGAGGAGTGGTGTTGTGTTCGTCAGAAGTAAGGGGAAAAAAAGAGAGAGTAGAAACAGTAGAGGAGGAGGATGTGTACAATCTGAGGCTTGCTTGATGTGAAATTCTTTTTGCCCAAACGACGAAGCCTTGGACTCTTTGCCGCATCGAGTTCCACGCTGTTTATGTGTTTGCAAATATGATATTGGTGGCAAAAGGACAAGCTTGTTTATCATTTGTTAAACAGAGCAGCAGTTGAGGCCTTGGACTAAACACACCCAGGATGCATGTGAAAGCTGAAAGCAGCTGTCTGAAAGTTCAAAGCTGCAAAAGTGCGTGTCTGCTAGGtgtaagaaagaaagaaagaaagtgaGACACTTGGTTCTCTAAGCAAGCAACAAACAAACCATTTTCCCAGGTAAACAGCAGGCAGATCTGCTGTGGCCCCAAAGTCAGAAGAGATGGACATATAAAAGAACAACATGGGCTTTGTTAACTGATGATGGGGCTTGTCCATTTTGTGACAATAGCACCGAAAGAAGTAAAGCACACACCACATTTGGAATCTGAGCAGTGAGCAGTGGTGCATTGAGAGAAGTGGGGGTGCCTTCCTCTAGTTCCAAATGGAGCGActaagagggtgtttggtttctagggactaatgtttagtcccttcattttgttCCATTTTAGTATATATATTGACAAatatagaaaataaaatagagttttagtttctatatttgataattttgtaactaaagtggaataaaatgtagggactaaaaattagtccctagaaaccaaacatggcctaagGAAGAGAGatggggtgggggtgggggggggCTGTGTTGTCCTTCTAAAAAAGGACAAACATCACGTTATTGTATACTTGTATAGGATGCCCGTTCATGTCTGTGTGCAGTGCGTGCCCACGTTGATGTGCAAGTTGATCTTCATTAATTACGGAGTCAAAGTGGTAGTTCATGGTTGGCAGTACAACCCCCTTCCTCCATGCTGCTGAATTACTGCTAGTCCGCTGAATTACGTTTGTTTGTTCGATGTGGCTTTAATCTAGCTACGACTTATGCAATATTTTGTCAAATATGAAAGCTATAATAGAATTTTAGTttttatatttaacattttaggGACTAGAATAGAATAAAACGAAGGGACATAAATTTAGCCCCTATAAACCTAATATCCCTTTCGTTTGGTAATCTCGGTAAACGTTGAATGCCTAATGCATGCTCGAAGTGGTTATTAGTAAAAGTGGTATCTGTTTTGAGAATGGGAGGGGAAATGCAACGGCTCTGCGATGTTTTTTTTTTGTAAGATCTGGATGTTTGCGTAACTATAAGCATGTATGCTGATTGTTTATTAGTTATATCTAATTAAGTTCCAAACTTCCTTCAGCGATATTGATAATCTGAAAACGGGTAGTAAATTCGTCGTTGTAGTAATTAGCTGTAGCTTCGCGCCCTGAGTGCTAGGCAGCTAGTAGTAGATACATACATTATCACCATCTCCTGCAGGACAACATAGATGCTGAAGTTTCACAGATAGTGCCAAAACTCCGAACAATAACCCGAAAACAGGGATTATGTACGGTCGCTGTTCCTCTCGTGCAGCCCCATGCATGTGTAATAACAACGAGCTCCCTCCCACCAGGCCACCACCCCCCATGGGCCATGCCCCCCCCCCACACGCTGATGCGAAAATGCAAAGCGGCGGTTAGACGGGGACAAGAGGGCCCTTCATTTTCATTTGGCGTCAGGCCATGGGCACGTACGCGCGGGACTGTTCGGGGATCCTCCCCTGTCTGTCTGTGCTGATCCATCTTGTTCGCGCAGCACTGTTCCTTCCGGCACGTCTCGGGCATCTCGTCTCATACTCTCTTCCGTTGCGGCTTGCGGGCCGGGGGCGGAGCCGCCGGGGCGCACGCTCCGGCTCCAGCGTCGTCACAGAACACGGGCGCGGCGCAGCCGTGTGTGTAGCCATGTGCCCCACATTAATTTCGCGGCGGCGGTGATCGCGCGTACGGCGCAGGTACACCGCGCGCCTCCATGTTCGTTCCATCCGGGTGGGTGTGCGCTCTGCTCGCCGTCccgtccgtccgtccgtccgtccATCCCCGCCCAGGCCCAGCACACGTACGCCGCACGGCACCATTATTTCGTCTTCACTTTTTTTTTTGTTACATATCAACAGGCCCTGTCCCTGAGCGCGCACTGGTTTGGCACGACACGACGCGCGTACGTGTGTCCGTCCGTACTGGGcctgcacgcacgcacgcacgcacagaGGTGATCCGCAGCGGGATTTTTTTTTGCCCCCTTATTCGAGCTAGGCCAACACGTACTCCCTCCAGTACAGGTTTACAGGTCGTTCTGGCCACGAAGCGTTCTACACCAAAAGAAGTCGTGGCACACGCGCCCAAGCGATTCTTCCTATTCTTTCCTTTGATACCCCTAATTAATTGCAGCGATTAATTGCAGCGCTCTTCGTTTTCTCCTCCATCGCGCGCCAACAGGCGGTACCGCGCGTACAGGAACTCGCGAAAAACAGACGCGCGCCAACGAAACAATGAAAAACCCACGGTAAAAAGACCGAAACGATGAAAAAAACAAGCAGCCACGGAGAATCGATACTGAGACCTGCTACTTAGCAGATGCTGGCAATAGCCAATCGGCTAAAGAAGTTTTGTTGATTTCAATCCACTTGCCACCCTATATGAGGGTAAAAATGGAAAAATTACTCCAATTAATGACTCCTTGGTAGACTAAATCTGGTCTTAAACGACTTCTAAACCTGTACCGGAGGGAGTACATACGTAGTAATGCATGGGAGCTCCGGGCCAACAACACGTGATAATAATGCATATATAGTACACGCATGGCTGCTTTGTCGTCACCGGTGgcgggatatatatgcataatcatTGGTTAATCATCACTTCCAGGCTCCAGCAGCAGCATGTGCTCCCACAGTTGCGAGCTGCGGCTGGTAGCACGGCGATATGCATGCCGGCGCACCTTCTGGCGGGCTTCCGTGCTAGCTGCCGGTAACGGTACGGCACACTGCCCGCGTTTACTACGTACGTGCTCGTCCATTCTCCAACTCATCTACCAGTTCGTACCCATTACTTGCCGCTGTTCCATCCTTGTACACTGTTCGCGCGCAGCTACGTTGCCTTGGCCAGTTTGGGTCGTGTCGTGTGGCGGCCGAGGTGCAGTTTGTTAATGGAATTGCTAAGATGCAAATTAACCCTGCACCAAGCAAGCGTTAATCATCATACATGGATGGACATGGACTATGCACATGCAGGTCACCACTCACCACTGCGGGCGCAAATTAAACACAGGAGACGCGCCGCCGCAGCCGGCAGTCTGTCTCTGCATCCACTCCTGCTGGCGTACGTGTTGCGTGCAGCCAGAGGTATAGACAGCCTCGGATGCCCTTCCACACACAGCCTCCAAGGCTCGACACGACATGCCTATCGGAGGAGCAGGCTGGTACGGACACGGTACGAAGCCAAGCTGATATCGGACCAAAAGTGCAAAACAATACCGGGCGGGCCTCGAACCGCCTGGTCTGCTCGTATCGTTTCGTTCGGACATTTCCCGTTCCTGCAGATCTCTCTcgatccgcgctcgtcgtggcgaCCTCTCTCCTCCAGTTCCCGTTCCTGTTCCTGAAATCAATCCCTACTTTCGCCATTTGTGTGTTTTCTCGAGGTTTTCGCCCCTCGTTTGGACGTTCCCAGATCTCGACTGAGGTTTTAGAGCAAGTCTAATAACAGAGTTAAATGCTAGCTGCAAGTATTCTTGTAGCCTGCTATTGAGCCCACTTATCTCTCTTACAGAGATCTTGACAGAATTCGTGTCATAATATCATATCATACTCGATGAAGAACTTTAGCTGCTAGGATTATTGGGCCGTGTGTTTTAGCAGTCCAAATTCCAGATCAGAAAGCCCAGCAAAAACGACATAGGGTTCCTAGTTCCTTCCAGAACCCCTGTCGCTGGCACTCGACTCCAAATAGGCTCGACACACACTCCCCTCGCTCTGAATCCGGCGGCGTGAAAGCCTTGCGCCCTTGCCTTGCCTTGCCTTCCTGCGAGCGCGAGGACCACGGCTCTCCTTCCCTTCCCGGCGTGCACCGTAG is a genomic window of Zea mays cultivar B73 chromosome 5, Zm-B73-REFERENCE-NAM-5.0, whole genome shotgun sequence containing:
- the LOC100274049 gene encoding uncharacterized protein LOC100274049 yields the protein MAAARRLSELLQEQQEPFLVETARARRPRRGRGAVGAGVAGGGLGCCPAAACRRLFRLCNQGFKKRRAAAAAGGGSGSGVASGLRLALSKVLCGRGMRRVLRLDDLCGGGGCFSGASACGAREFRRLRRSLGDSGECDPRAMVLPGDDGEEEQMGWKADMDVDSSRQLSPVSVLELHSDDDDDESPVHSHWGDEKPSTSGTGSSPPSESFLGPTPTSPCFSYDLQDKFCEMEVDEAEEEETVRTGRSIEEQVSSWEKIAGDISRIPAMMELDLSRSTRQWREPEPEVREVGARIEVLIFDDIRRETVCDMLASHCRLAAAAATSC